In Amphiura filiformis chromosome 1, Afil_fr2py, whole genome shotgun sequence, the following are encoded in one genomic region:
- the LOC140163625 gene encoding uncharacterized protein, producing MADLCCSEVDSFRFALVNFLSAIVEEEDQGKIPFLDTLIVRKEDGSLKLLVYRKKTHTDQYLNFQSQHPLHQKLGVIRTLMDRMDNIVTEEEDKKEEEIKIRTALAECGYPKWSLDRVKQQMKDKQPKAREKKKDDTPSKGMVVIPYVEGVAERLQRIF from the coding sequence ATGGCTGATTTGTGTTGTTCAGAAGTTGATTCTTTTCGGTTTGCTCTTGTGAATTTTCTTTCGGCTATTGTTGAAGAGGAGGATCAGGGTAAAATCCCTTTTCTGGACACATTAATCGTCCGCAAAGAAGACGGGTCCTTGAAGCTGCTGGTTTATCGAAAGAAAACGCATACGGACCAGTATCTGAATTTTCAGTCGCAGCACCCCCTTCACCAAAAACTTGGGGTCATCCGGACTCTCATGGATAGGATGGATAACATCGTGACAGAGGAAGAAGACAAGAAAGAGGAGGAAATAAAGATCAGAACAGCGCTAGCAGAGTGTGGCTATCCAAAATGGTCTTTGGATAGAGTTAAACAGCAAATGAAGGACAAGCAACCGAAAGCGAGAGAGAAAAAGAAGGACGACACTCCATCAAAAGGAATGGTGGTCATACCCTACGTGGAAGGCGTGGCAGAGAGGCTGCaaagaattttttaa